A window from Drosophila yakuba strain Tai18E2 chromosome 3L, Prin_Dyak_Tai18E2_2.1, whole genome shotgun sequence encodes these proteins:
- the LOC6533976 gene encoding uncharacterized protein LOC6533976, translating to MKFSMVYILASCLLHQAMASLGSLSKHQRSKRAPIPWLIYPTTSPTRVMFIGGIGIPLEDLNYEAVTTGYVLKVEYWLPTTPDDLRTPTALPLTQVATPGVTGARKQRKPMFENFLVGVDELGKNTRKLLTRTNKVLSSYRWTVYKGLEGLADRLGYQGRICVLKSICEAAEEPFHYTNGLFADLLHILLTPSSSVDKLSEHADNEYYYAEKVGQSGAGCDRVFKECRRSLLQHFSELHHNLDKILF from the exons atgaaatttagcATGGTATACATATTGGCCAGTTGCCTGCTGCACCAGGCGATGGCCTCCCTGGGCAGCCTGTCCAAGCATCAGAGGAGTAAAAGAGCGCCCATTCCCTGGCTCATATATCCCACCACATCACCCACTCGCGTCATG TTCATTGGCGGCATAGGTATTCCGCTGGAGGATCTCAACTACGAGGCGGTGACCACCGGCTATGTTCTAAAGGTGGAGTACTGGCTGCCCACCACTCCGGATGATCTCAGAACACCCACAGCTCTGCCCCTTACACAGGTGGCCACGCCGGGAGTTACAGGAGCCCGAAAGCAGAGAAAGCCCATGTTTGAGAACTTTCTGGTGGGGGTGGACGAGCTGGGCAAGAACACCAGGAAGCTGCTGACCAGGACCAACAAAGTCTTGAGTAGCTATCGCTGGACAGTCTACAAGGGACTGGAGGGATTGGCCGATCGATTGGGCTATCAGGGCAGGATTTGTGTGCTGAAAAGCATTTGCGAGGCGGCGGAGGAACCCTTTCATTACACAAATGGCCTCTTTGCGGATCTATTGCACATATTACTCAC ACCCTCCTCGTCGGTGGACAAGTTGTCAGAACATGCTGACAACGAGTATTACTACGCGGAGAAGGTGGGACAATCTGGAGCTGGCTGTGATCGGGTCTTCAAGGAGTGTCGACGAAGTTTACTACAACACTTTAGCGAACTCCATCACAATCTGGATAAGATCTTGTTTTGA
- the LOC26536027 gene encoding uncharacterized protein LOC26536027, which yields MNVLISVLLVTSFVGVLGNHTLSESDILVRKARWLPLIYPRSNPTRLQMIAGFGIPAEGLKVESVITGYVLKAQYYLPYSVKQLRTKDVHEISESRLLQNASIFDKVMQMSEQKLGLDPDILQEDLQALGSYRWSVYEAFTALAIRMKLNGRVCVLKSICESAAAPFDDRNGLLGEVLHILLTPSSSVDPLAEHSDNDYLQAERLGAAGGDCDQVYPRCPKSLLEHFSDVHHLGSEFLSMLG from the exons ATGAACGTGTTAATATCAGTGCTCTTAGTAACAAGTTTTGTTGGAGTTCTTGGAAATCACACTCTAAGTGAGAGTGATATTTTAGTGCGAAAAGCCCGATGGCTGCCTCTTATTTATCCTCGATCTAATCCAACTCGATTGCAG ATGATCGCTGGCTTTGGTATACCCGCAGAGGGTCTCAAGGTGGAATCAGTCATTACGGGTTATGTCCTGAAAGCTCAATATTATTTGCCATACTCTGTGAAGCAGTTGAGGACCAAGGATGTGCACGAAATCTCTGAAAGTAGACTGCTGCAAAATGCcagcattttcgataaggTCATGCAGATGTCTGAACAGAAACTTGGCCTGGACCCAGATATCCTGCAGGAGGATCTCCAGGCCCTGGGCAGTTATCGCTGGTCGGTTTACGAGGCTTTCACTGCACTGGCCATTCGCATGAAGCTCAATGGCAGAGTCTGTGTCCTGAAGAGCATCTGCGAAAGTGCTGCGGCTCCCTTCGACGATCGAAATGGTTTGCTGGGCGAAGTGCTTCACATCCTGCTCAC ACCATCCAGTTCGGTGGATCCCTTGGCGGAGCACTCGGACAATGACTACCTGCAGGCCGAGAGATTGGGAGCAGCTGGTGGCGATTGCGATCAGGTGTATCCGCGGTGTCCCAAGTCTCTGCTGGAGCACTTCAGTGATGTGCATCACTTGGGCAGTGAGTTCCTTAGCATGTTGGGTTGA
- the LOC6533975 gene encoding uncharacterized protein LOC6533975, whose amino-acid sequence MGAFRWEFLLGAVLVLGLGLAHCFLVFPRQGSFGLLAAVAIPLELGPKNVYMAFNFESNYALPSNDSYNQWIDRWDLDDHYLGVGGNVTPINARQDGGDFPQDEDNEVRRRSVGSPPPFRRHNFYRSIINILTHYGFNGSACLLRTICEVSESPLDAQNGLLGSLFQILFMPTTSAAEWELQHVDGLYEASDAGTHGPGCSEYVAHCGHSALDLISIVL is encoded by the exons ATGGGTGCCTTTCGCTGGGAGTTTCTCTTGGGTGCAGTTTTGGTTCTAGGTTTGGGCTTGGCACATTGTTTTCTGGTATTTCCGCGTCAGGGATCCTTTGGT ttacTGGCTGCCGTGGCCATTCCACTGGAATTGGGGCCCAAAAATGTGTACATGGCCTTCAACTTTGAGTCCAACTATGCACTGCCTTCCAACGATTCCTACAATCAGTGGATTGACAGG TGGGATTTGGATGATCACTATCTGGGCGTCGGAGGCAATGTGACACCGATAAATGCCCGCCAGGATGGAGGTGACTTTCCACAGGACGAGGACAACGAGGTGAGGCGTCGCTCGGTGGGATCCCCGCCACCCTTCAGGCGCCACAACTTCTACCGCAGCATTATAAACATCCTGACCCACTACGGATTCAATGGCTCCGCCTGCCTGCTGCGAACAATCTGCGAGGTCAGCGAATCGCCCCTGGATGCCCAAAACGGGCTGCTGGGCAGCCTGTTTCAGATTCTATTCAT GCCAACGACAAGTGCCGCGGAGTGGGAACTGCAGCACGTGGACGGGCTCTACGAGGCCTCCGATGCGGGCACGCATGGCCCGGGTTGCTCCGAGTACGTGGCCCACTGCGGACACAGTGCTCTGGACCTGATAAGCATTGTGCTCTGA